A window from Kwoniella pini CBS 10737 chromosome 1, complete sequence encodes these proteins:
- a CDS encoding T-complex protein 1, theta subunit gives MSLKVPKAGGPDLFKAGYKHMSGLEEAVLRNIAAVGELSEIVRTSFGPNGRNKLIINHLGRLFVTSDAATIIREIEVAHPAAKLLVMASTAQEAEMGDATNLVLIFAGELLKRSEHLLTMGLHPSDVILGYEMALAKGREELETLISSTIPSSPLPTAETLSKAVATSLASKQPGCEDFLSDLVAEASLAVMPKNPKDFNVDSVRVVKVLGGGLEASRVVRGMVFGREPEGIVKNATKAKVAVYTCGLDISQTETKGTVLLKKADDLLNFSRGEEKQLEGYFKEIADSGVKLIIAGSGIGDLALHYLNRLNIAVIKVLSKFDLRRLCRVVGATPLARLGAPTPEEAGMVDVFETVEIGGDRVTVLRQEEGEKTRTATIVLRGATANYLDDLERSLDDGINTVRILLRDGRQVPGAGSSEIEVARRVAEYGGKTSGLAQHSIKRWAESLEVVPRTLAENAGLNAEDVVSSLYKSHTEGQSDAGVDIESETDGVVESTKAKGILDPFAAKDWAIKLATDAAISVLRVDSIIVAKQAGLAPPKQQGHWDDD, from the exons ATGTCGTTAAAAGTACCAAAAGCTGGTGGACCAGACCTTTTCAAGGCTGGTTACAAG CACATGTCCGGCTTGGAAGAAGCTGTGTTGAGGAATATAGCTGCTGTCGGAGAGTTGAGCGAGATTGTCAGGACTTCATTCGGTCCCAATG GTCGAAATAAgctcatcatcaatcactTGGGAAGACTTTTCGTAACTTCAGATGCAGCAACCATTATTCGAGAAATTGAAGTAGCTCACCCTGCTGCTAAGCTGCTAGTGATGGCAAGTACAGCACAAGAAGCTGAG ATGGGAGACGCTACAAATTTGGTCTTAATATTCGCTGGAGAATTGTTAAAGAGGTCAGAACACCTATTGACTATGGGATTACATCCCTCAGACGTAATTCTAGGGTACGAGATGGCTTTAGCTAAAGGTAGAGAAGAACTCGAAA CCCTTATCTCCTCCACAATCCCCTCATCCCCCTTACCTACCGCTGAGACACTTTCAAAAGCGGTAGCTACATCCCTTGCATCCAAGCAGCCAGGATGTGAGGATTTCTTATCCGACCTTGTAGCGGAGGCATCTCTTGCCGTTATGCCTAAGAACCCTAAGGATTTCAACGTAGACTCAGTCAGAGTAGTAAAGGTCTTAGGTGGTGGATTGGAAGCCAGTCGAGTTGTAAGGGGTATGGTCTTCGGTAGAGAGcctgaag GTATCGTCAAGAACGCTACGAAAGCCAAAGTTGCCGTGTACACCTGTGGTCTCGATATCTCACAAACTGAAACAAAGGGAACTGTGTTACTGAAGAAGGCGGACGACTTGCTGAACTTCTCGAGAGGAGAGGAGAAACAATTAGAAGGA TATTTCAAAGAGATCGCTGATTCCGGCGTCAAACTTATTATTGCCGGTTCAGGTATCGGAGATCTTGCTTTACATTACCTCAACAGATTGAATATTGCTGTCATCAAGGTTCTATCCAAGTTTGACCTCAGACGATTATGCAGAGTCGTTGGTGCTACACCCCTCGCTAGGTTAGGTGCCCCTACACCGGAAGAAGCAGGTATGGTGGATGTATTTGAGACTGTCGAGATTGGTGGAGATCGAGTCACAGTATTGAGACAAGAAGAGGGCGAGAAGACTCGAACAGCCACTATCGTTTTACGAGGAGCAACAGCAAATTACTTGGATGACTTGGAAAGATCATTAGATGATGGAATCAACACAGTCAGAATCTTATTGAGGGATGGAAGACAAGTACCAGGAGCTGGatcaagtgaaattgaagtaGCAAGGCGTGTAGCAGAATACGGTGGAAAGACTTCAGGTTTAGCTCAAcattcaattaaaagatgGGCTGAATCTTTGGAAGTTGTTCCTAGAACTTTAGCTGAAAACGCAGGTTTGAACGCAGAAGATGTagtttcatcattataCAAATCACATACTGAAGGTCAAAGTGATGCTGGTGTAGATATCGAATCCGAAACAGACGGAGTGGTAGAATCGACAAAAGCTAAAGGTATACTTGATCCTTTCGCTGCTAAAGATTGGGCTATCAAGCTTGCTACGGATGCTGCTATTAGTGTACTTAGAGTGGATAGTATTATCGTAGCTAAACAAGCTGGGTTAGCTCCTCCTAAACAACAAGGTCATTGGGATGATGATTAG